TTTCTCGAACGCAGGTTGCTCGAAACTCACGCAACGACGTAAGGAACGTTCACCATGAAGAAAATGCGAACGCTGTTTCTGGCAGCTGCAGCTCCCTGCCTCCTTCCCGCCGCGACGCATGGAGCAACCGTGTTCCATCAACTAGCGGACTTCGAGAGCGGCGTTCCCGCCTTCTTCGCTCCGCAGAACGGCGCGATTCTTACGCAGTCGACGATCGGTGCGACGCACGGGACTTCGAGCCTGAGCGTTCAATTCACGGATACGCGTACGACCGATACCCGGCCGGACCAGCACATTTACATGGCGATCGACGCGACGAACAACAATTTCGCCAAGTGGCAGGAGGCGGCGACGTTGCAGGTTACGACCAACCGCCAGTTCGCGCTTGCTTACGACATGTACCTCGATTTCGACGGCGGCTCGATTCCCGCCGGCGCCGACCTCTTTGCCTCCGACCTGCGCTACAACCAAGACCCCGATCCAGGCGCGGCCGTGCCGATTCCCGGCTTTCAGGATACCGGGGGCGAGTATGGTCTGCCGACGCGCTACAGCAGCGGGTTTCCGACCTCCGACCGGTTGATGCCGATCGTGATTCCGTTCGACAAGGCCGACAATCCACGCAGCTTCTTTGTGAATCCGAATCCCAGCAACAGCTTTTATCAGCTTCAGCTGGGGCACAAGTACGGCCCGGTTGGTCTCGGCAGCTCGGCCAAGGTCTACTACGACAACTTCCGCATCCTCGAGTACAACACGCCGCAAACTAATGTCCTGTTTTCGTGGGAGACGCCCGATAACCCAGGCACGCCTGAGAACGAACAACTCGAAGGCTGGGGCTTGGGGGCAAGCGGCGCGCCCGGCCACAACCGCTCGATCACCGCGGTCGGCGCCACCGACGGCGCCTCGGCACTTCGCATCGGCACCGGACTCAACGGTTTCACTTGGGGGAGCCAGGTCACTTTCGGCAACCAGACGCAGGTGACGCAACTCGCCGATTCATTTAAGAAGGCGATCCGCGTCGAGGCCGACGTTACCTTCACCGGCGGCGGCGCCTCGACGACCTACTTCAGCTTCTTCATGCATATCTCCGGCGCCGGTCACTTCTATCAGTCGCCTGCCTCGCAGTTCAACGACATCCAGAACCTGGGCGTCGGCGAATCGAAGACGATCACGATTCAATTCAGCATGGACGATTTCCGTGATGCGAACGGGACGCTGCGGCAGATCGGGCTCGATGGCGCCACCTCGCTCGCGGTCGGCATCGGCACGAACGAAGGCGCCCTCAACAACGTGAACATTTCGGTCGACAAGCTGCGCGTCATCAGCGAGCAGGCGGTAGCCGTCGAGACGGGCGACTTCAACGACGACGGCATCGTCAACGGCGCCGACTTTTTGATTTGGCAACGCGGTTTCGGCGCCGGCAGCGGGGCGTCGCTCGGGCAGGGCGACGGCAACGGCGACGGCGCCGTCAACAATCTCGACTTGGCGATTTGGAAGGCCCAGTACGGTTCGCCCGGTTCGACGGTGACGGCTGCCGCCGTGCCGGAACCAGCGACGGCGCTGCTCGGAGCCGTTGCTATGCTCGGCGGCGCTGCATTGCGTGGCAAGACGCGGCGTTCGTAACGGAACAGCTTGCGGGGCGGCGAACGCGCACCGCAATGCTCGTCTGGATAATCTCAGCAGGAACGTGAGAGAGGGGAGGCCACGTGGCGTTAAGCATTCAACTTGAACACCGCTCGCCGCGGCGGCGCGGATTCACGCTTGTCGAGTTGTTGGTAGTCATCGCGATCATCGGCGTGCTCGTCGCGCTATTGCTGCCGGCGGTGCAGGCGGCGCGCGAAGCGGCGCGGCGCAGCCAATGTACGAACAACCTCCGCAACGTGGGGTTGGCCGTGTTGAATTACGCCGACGTCCGCGGCCGGATGCCCGCGGCGGCGACGTTTCTGCCGAAGGGGGAACTCAGTGCGAATCCCGCCCGCGACAACGGGCTGATGTTTAACTGGGCAATCGACATTCTGCCGTACATGGAACAGCAGGGGCTGCACAAGTCGTTCATCATTGATCCGGCGAACGACATCAAGCTGTTCAGCGACGAAAACAAGCTCGCCCGCGGTACCGAGATTCCCATCATGCTTTGCCCGAGCGACGGCGGGCAGGGGCAGCCGTTTCAAGGTTCGGGAGGAAACTGGGCCCGCGGCAACTACGGGCTGAACGCGATGCAGTGGTATCCCAATGCGTTCATGTGGCCCAACATGCAAACCGACCCCTTCTTCGACTTCAACATTGGCATGGCCGGCTTCAGCAACGGCGTCATCAATCAAGGTCAGAAACTCGCCCAAATTACTGACGGTACGAGCAATACGATCATGCTCGCTGAGATGCGCGTCGGCCTTGGCGCCAGCGATCGTCGCGGCACGTGGGCGATGGGACTCTGCGCCTCAAACTACCACTGCCGACACGCTGGCTTCCCGCCGAACGCTTGCGGCGGCGCCGAAGACGACACGCAGGGCGTCGCCGACATCATCAAAGAGGTTGGCGAAGGAACGCTCAAAATGGAGTGCATGCTTCCCGACGCCAGCGTGCCGGATAGCGGCCAGTCGGTTGTTCGCAGTCGGCACCCAGGCGGCGCCCACGTTGCGATGGCTGACGGCAGCGCTCGCTTCATCAGCGACTTCATCGAGTATGTGCAGGTGAGCCTTGGCCCCAAGTTCGACGACACGGAGAACAAAACTTCCGAAAGCAAGTTCGTTGCTTGGCAACGGTTGAACGTCTCCCGCGATGGGATGACCGTGGGAGCAGCACAGTAACGGCATGACACGCATGATTTCCAGGGACGCTTGGTGGGCGCTAGCATTGACCGCGCTAATCGGCTGCGGGTCGGCTAGCCCGTTCGACTATCAGCCTGCGTCGGGAAAAGTCACCTACGACGACGGCACGCCGATTTCGCCGAGCGGCTTCACCATTTACTTCTCGCCGCAAGTCGCCGCCATCAACGCCGAGACCCATCCACGCGTGGCGAAGGCGATGGTCGACGCCAGCGGCAACTTTACCGAAACGACCAGCCATAAGTTCGGCGACGGATTGATTCCGGCCAAGCACAAGGTATTCCTCGATCTTAAACCGGCGAAAGGAGCGAAACCGTTAGTCGCCGCCGCGTACACTGACGTCGAGACGACGCCTCTGGAGGTCGACTCAACGGCCACCGATTTCTTAGAGATCAAAATCCCTCGCCCGCAGTAACTCTACCCACCCAGATCGAGCAGCGTCGACGTGCGAACAGCGAACATCATTGCCGGAGCGTTGGCGTTGGCGTTAGTGACCTGCCTCTCCGGCCGTCTCGACGCGCAGAACTATCGCTACGAGGCGGAATCGTCGCAGCGAACCGGCGTGCAGATGGTTAGCAGCATTCCAGGCTATTCGGGAACCGGTTACGTCACGGGCTTCGACAACACGTCTGACAAGGTGACGTGGCAGGTCGACGTGCCGAACGGCCTCTACGAGATGTGGGTCGGCTACCGCTCGCAGTATGGCCAGAAGGGCTACGACTTCCATGTCGACGGCGAAGCCGGGAGCGGCATGTTCGATCAGTCGAACGTCTTCAAGGCCGATCGCGCCGGCCTGTTCAACCTCCAGAACCCGACGAACACGTTTTCTATTGAGTATGGCTGGGGCTACTACGATCTCGACTACGTCGAGTTCCGGCCGTTCACGCCGCCGACGCTCGCGCCCGTCTCGCCGCAACTAGTCGACGAACAGGCAAACGCGCGGACCAAGTTTTTGATGAATTATCTCACCGATATCTACGGCGAAAAAACGCTCTCCGGCCAACAGCACGAGGTGAGCCAGAACCTGTCGTTCCCGGGGCAGAGCTATCTCACCAAGTCAGGCGGCCTCGTCCCCGCGATCCGCGGCTCGGACTTCATCGAATACTCGCCGTCACGCCTGCAGTTTGGTTCGAACCCGCGCAACGAAACTGAGCAGACGATTGCTTGGGCTCAGCAAACGGGCGGCGTCGTTTCGATGATGTGGCATTGGAACGCGCCGGCCAACCTCATTAATCAATCGGGCGGCAAAGAATGGTGGCGCGGGTTCTACACCGATGCGACAACATTCAATCTACCGGGCGCGTTAGCAAATCCTGCCGGCAACGACTACCAGCTATTGCTCCGCGACATCGACGCGATCGCCGTTGAGTTGCAGAAGTTCGAAGACGCTGGCGTCCCGGTCATTTGGCGGCCCCTGCACGAAGCGCAGGGAGGCTGGTTCTGGTGGGGCGCTCACGGGCCGGACACATTCAAGCAGCTTTGGAACCTCACCTACGATCGGCTCACTGAGTATCACGGCCTCCACAACCTGATTTGGGAATTTACTTCGTCGTCTGCGGAGGGAAACTTTCGCGACTGGTATCCCGGCGACGACGTCGTCGACATGATCGGTCTCGACATCTACACCGATCCCTCGGCGAGCATGAGCGGCCAGTGGTACGACCTTGTCCAAGAGTACAACGGCCGCAAGCTCATCGCCCTCTCGGAGACCGGCACGTTGCCGAACCCTGACGTGATGGACCAGTGGGGCATCGATTGGAGTTACTTCTCCCCCTGGAGCGGATCATTCGTCAATGCATTCACGGCTCAACAACTTCAAGCAACGCTCGGACACGAAGACGTCATCACGCTCAACGAACTACCGATGATGCCGTGGAATGCCGCTGCTCCGCAGAATGGCGATTTCAACGACGACGGCATCGTCGATGGCGCCGACTTGCTGCTCTGGCAGCGTGAGTTTGGGTCAAGTGGCGTGCTATCAGCCGACGGCAACGGCGATGGGGCCGTCGACGCCGACGACTTAGCAATTTGGCGCCAACAGTTCGGCCAGTCGGCCGGCGGGGCAGGGGGACAAGCGACTGTCCCCGAGCCGGCGACTGCCGTGTTGGGCGGCGTTTTCGGTGTTGCGTTTGGCTTTTGCAGCCGCCGATCGAGACGCTAGCAACCGGCAGCGTTGGCCGCACTTATAAGTCGCGCCGCCCTCGCGCCAAGTCGATCTTGACCCATCCGCCGAACTGGGCCACATTCGCACGATCTTGCGCCGGCCGGAGTGCCGCGCTCCCCCCGCATACTTGCTTTAAAGCTCAATGGAGTGACGTGATGAAGCGAGACCTCGACCTGGCCCGGCAACTCTTGCTGGAAATTGAAAACCGCGGCGCCGATTGCTCGGTGAGCGTCCTGCGCAGCGGACCGAACCACGAAGCGGAAGAACGGATCCGTTACCACCTGCGTCTGCTGATCGATGCCGGCCTGCTAAAGGAAGTCGACCGCACTGCGGGCGGCGTGCCGTGCGTCCGCCTGACCGACGCTGGTCACGAAACGATCGAACTCACCCGCAGCGAATCGCGTTGGCGCGATGCGAAGTTCGCCTGCCAAGAACGAACCGGCGGCCTATCGATGGGCGTCATTCGCGACATCCTCGCGCATTGGTCGCTCGATGCGCCCCGCTATCGATCCCGCCGCCGCTACGCAGTCGAAGGTCCGGCGCTCGTCGAAGGTCGCTACCGCGGCCGCCGTTCGCCCTACCGCTTCGAGCCGTTCATTGAGAACGAAGTCAGCGCTATCCTTGATGACGACGTCCGCTATGTTCGCGTCCGTCCGAGCCGCGCGAACGGTTGGCGGTACGAGCCGCTCGAGAGCGATTCGGTGCGCAGCGCCGAGTTCGGCGTCGACGCGACGCTGCCTGATTACTTGCTGTAGCGTTTGCCGTTTCAGATAGCTTTTAGCGTTTCTCACAACCTCAAGCCGTCGCCTCTCCAAGCGAGAGGCGACGGCTTGTCGCATTTTGCGGCGCTGGCGGCATGGCAAGACTCTCAACGCCCGAGGCGAATCGTCGGCAGCCGCAGCGGAGCGTTGGCAATTGCAGAATGGATTCCTAGACAAAATGGGTGGAGTCTGAGCGGACGCTTTGTCGCAGAATTGGCTGATTCGTCGTCTTAGAATCCGGCGTAGACCCTCGCGGTAATTACCACGGGTCCGCTGCTTGTGCCATTCGCGGCAAACCGGCTAGATTCCCTCGCCTCGTGCATCTGCTGGCAGACGGTTTGCCGTACTGATTCCTGGCGGACTTTGGAGCCGGCTGCTCTGCTAATTATTCGCCATGGCTTGGGGACGTTGGCGGCTCCCCCACAGTCATTTCCGCTGGTAGCGATTATGCCGGCTGTCGACCTGTGGTTGGCCGTTTTCTGACTCGTTCATCCAAAACTCTATGTTCCGAACGCTCGTATTCATTTTGTACTAAAGAGGCAGTTTTTCGGTTCCGCCACCGTTGATTCACACCCTGAACCTGTATGCTCATCAAGTTAGCCGAGCGACGGATGCTCCCAGATTCCGTCATTCGGGCCGGTATTCGCAAAGTTCTCGAACGGCGTCTCGCCCGCGAACGCGCCGCTATCCCAGCCGATCATTCCGGTCGCTTGCAACTCCTGCGCGAGCGGTTCGCCTCTGGGCCGATTGCCGAAGGCGTCGAGGTTGCTCTCGCTCAGCAGTACGAAGCTCCCGCGTCGCTATTTCTGACGATGCTCGGGCCATGGCTAAAATACAGCGCAGGCCTTTGGGAGAACCCCGATAGCACGCTCCTCGAATCGGAAGAGGCGATGCTTGCTCTCACCTGCAAGCGAGCCGAGATTGCCGACGGGCAACGAATCCTTGATCTCGGTTGCGGCTGGGGAGCGTTGACGTTCTGGATGGCGGAGCGGTATCCCAACGCCGACGTCGTCGCCATTTCCAATTCGCGTACGCAGCACAAGTTCATCACCGAGCAGGCGCTCGCCCGCGGGCTGATGAACGTGCGGCATGTGCGGATGAACATCGCGGACTTCGATCGAGAGCCGCCTGCCGAGCAGACGGAGCCGGACGCTGAATGGCAGTTTGATCGCATCGTGTCGATCGAGATGTTCGAACACATGCGCAACGTCGAAAGCCTGCTCACGCGGCTCGCAGGCTGGCTCCGGCCCGACGGCAAGCTGTTTTTGCACGCCTTCTGCCACCGCGAGCTGTTCTACCGCTTCAACCTTGACGGCCAATACGATTGGATGGCCCGCCACTTCTTCACCGGCGGCGCCATGCCCTCGGCTGATTTGTTCGAACACATTCACGGCCCTCTGCAACTGCAGCAGAAATGGGAAGTCGCCGGCCAACACTACGCCCGCACATGGCGCGCCTGGTTGGGCAATCTCGACGCGAATCGCGAGGAGATCATCAGGGAGTTCGAACAAACGCAACCGCCAGTCGACGCTCGTCGACAGTTCCAACGCTGGCGGATGTTCCTCATGGCCGGCGGAGAAATCTTCACGTACGGCGATGGCAGCGAGTGGTTCGTTATGCACGCGCTGCTCTCGAAATAGCGGCGCGCTCCGGTCGCCGCGGTCGCGACCGGAGCGTTCTAAATGCCGTGTTTTCCGCTCGGCGGAATCGCTAACTATTCCGCACGCGCACGGCGTCGGCGATCACGTAGCCCGTGCCGGAAGTCCAGCGGCTGACGCCGACGACGTTGTAATCGCCCGCGGCGAGGTTAAACGTGCCGATGTTTCGCCACGAACCGCCGTTGGTCGTTTGGTTGACGGCCACCGTCTGATTGCCGCTGGAAGTGGCGACGATGTACGGCGTCGACGTGTTGTAGCCCGGGTCCGCCGGATACCAGACGTCGACCATGTAGTTGCCGGCGCTGGGAATATTTACCTTGAACCACGCCGTATCGCTGGCGAGGACAGGATTTGCGTAGCGGTAGTCCGCCCCGTTCTTCTGGCTCGACCAACTCGACGTGAGCCAGTTGGCGCTCGCAGTGAAACGTCCGGCAGTCGCGTTGTCGACTACCGTGCTATAGTTTCCGCCCGCGAGCACAGCCGCCACATCCGAGCGTAGCCCCGGCAGCATGCCGTAGAGAATGTTCCCCGGGCAGGCGGTCGCCATGAAGTCGCGGTGGCCGAAAATTTGCGTTGCCGGTAGGCCGTATTGGTCGCAAATGTATGCGCACAAATTAACGAGCTTGTCGTAGAGCGCGGTCGGCGGCGTCGCCGTCGTGTAGAGCCCTTCGTTCTCGATGCCGATGGCCTCGTTGTTGACGTTGCCCGCGCCGACATGGGCGCCGCGGACGAAACTGGTGCCGAGATTCAACCGCTCGAGACTGCGATGGCGGCCTTCCATCGCATAGCCGCCGCGGCTCACGGTAAACTGTTGCCCGGTATCGATCCAGCCGTTGCTATCCATGTGATAGTTCTGAATTGAACGCGCGAGCGAGTAGGCGGCGGCTTGCGTCGTGGCGGTCGTGTTCGAGGTCGCGGTGTGGTGAATGACGATGTACGACGGCTTGTAGCTCAGCACGCTGACCGCTGAACTCGCTGCGCGGGCGCCCCATGCGCTCGTACTGGCAATGCTGGGGTTTGGAACGGCCGCCAGCGCGGGCGTCGCCCGCAGCAGTTCCATGCCGCCGACCGCCGCCGCCGTGCCGAGCGTTACGGCGCCGCGCATCATGTCGCGACGGCTCATCGAACGATTGCACATACACATAGAGAACTCCTTTCAAGAGGCGAGAAAGAATGGAGACCGGTTCGCCGCCCAGCGAGAACGAGAGAATGGCCTGGGAGGAGCGCAAGAAGCATGCTCCAAACCGCGGTCGCGAACGAGCGTTCGCACCAACGCCTGAAACGGCGATAAGAAAAGCGCAGAGTACCGCACACGCAACTCATGTGAATCCTCGGATCGCAGTGAGTCGACGAAGCTCGGTGTCGCGAGACAGGCTAGCGAGTTACGCGGGCGCAGTTCAACATGTTCTTGCGCAAAATGCTCTCGATAATCCGAATTGCCCGCTGCTGCATAGCCACGGCGAAGTGAATATCGATGCGGAGAGAAGTTTTCTAAATTATCCAATAGTCGAGATAGCTCTTTCGGGAACGGCGGAATGCGTGGCAGCTTCGCTGAACCGCCAAGGACGCTAAGAGCGCCAAGGAAGAGAATGTGGGAACCGCCGATGAACGCCGATAGACGCAGATGAAAAGTCAGTTGTGTTCACCCGCGTTTCTCAGCGGTTCAGCATTTTCCGGGGCGTCCGTCGTGCTTGTCGCGTCGTCGTGGCTAGTCCCCCGGAAGGCATTTCTTGCTTTCACGCCTCCAAGTCGGGTAAAACGGCGGCGAGCGAGCACAATCTCATCCCGCAGTCTCCCACCGGCGGTGTCATCGATGCGTATTTCAACTTGCCTTCGTCTTTGCCGTTCCTTCGCGTTCGCCGCGCTGCTTGCCTCAGCATGGCCGTCTGCCCTCCCGGCGGCCGAGACGGCCCCGCAGCAGGGCGACGATCAGCGCGACTTCTCGGCAGAGGCGGCGGCTCGCCACGCCGATCGGTTTGAAGCTCTCCGCGACCCTGAACTGCGCAGGCATTACCTAGACCAAGCGGAAAGCCGCCGCTGGAGCGATTTGGAACGCAGGACGCGAGTTGAATCGAAGCTCACTCCCGGAAGCGGCGAGCTTCCGCCGGAAATCCGCCAGCTGCAAAAATCACTCGGCGGGCCGCAGGTCGATCAGTTCCCTGCGCTCCGTTCAGACGGCTTTGGCGCCCCGTCGTCGCCGTCGCGGAATGACCGTAGCCCGCGGGGCTCGCAGCGGGACGTCATCCGCGCCCTCCGCGACGCTGCCACGCAGCTCGACGCGACCGCCAACCGTTTGGAGCAGCTCGATCTCTACCGCCAAGCCGATGGCCTCCGCCATCAGGCCCAGCAGCTCCGCATCGACGCCCGCGGCTTCGGCGGCGATCCGCAGACGACGCCAACGCCCTCGACGCCGACTCCCAGCTCTTGGGAGCAGTGGCCGACTTCGCCCGCACCGGCGCCCGTCCCACAGCCAGTACTGCTGCCCGACGCCGTCCCCCAGCCTACCCTCAACACGATTCCCACGCCGGCGCCAACGGCAGACCCGCGCATTCCGGACGACCAACCCAAGCCGCAACCCCTGAACGACTCCCCCGCAAGCTCGCCAATCGCTGAGCCGGAGCTTGAGGATTAACCGCTCCAGGGGCCGTGGCATGGAGTCTCCCTCGGATTGGTCGCTTAAGCGACCAGTCCTGCAGCGCGCGACGACTTCAACCGTT
This sequence is a window from Lacipirellula parvula. Protein-coding genes within it:
- a CDS encoding dockerin type I repeat-containing protein, coding for MKKMRTLFLAAAAPCLLPAATHGATVFHQLADFESGVPAFFAPQNGAILTQSTIGATHGTSSLSVQFTDTRTTDTRPDQHIYMAIDATNNNFAKWQEAATLQVTTNRQFALAYDMYLDFDGGSIPAGADLFASDLRYNQDPDPGAAVPIPGFQDTGGEYGLPTRYSSGFPTSDRLMPIVIPFDKADNPRSFFVNPNPSNSFYQLQLGHKYGPVGLGSSAKVYYDNFRILEYNTPQTNVLFSWETPDNPGTPENEQLEGWGLGASGAPGHNRSITAVGATDGASALRIGTGLNGFTWGSQVTFGNQTQVTQLADSFKKAIRVEADVTFTGGGASTTYFSFFMHISGAGHFYQSPASQFNDIQNLGVGESKTITIQFSMDDFRDANGTLRQIGLDGATSLAVGIGTNEGALNNVNISVDKLRVISEQAVAVETGDFNDDGIVNGADFLIWQRGFGAGSGASLGQGDGNGDGAVNNLDLAIWKAQYGSPGSTVTAAAVPEPATALLGAVAMLGGAALRGKTRRS
- a CDS encoding DUF1559 domain-containing protein, which produces MALSIQLEHRSPRRRGFTLVELLVVIAIIGVLVALLLPAVQAAREAARRSQCTNNLRNVGLAVLNYADVRGRMPAAATFLPKGELSANPARDNGLMFNWAIDILPYMEQQGLHKSFIIDPANDIKLFSDENKLARGTEIPIMLCPSDGGQGQPFQGSGGNWARGNYGLNAMQWYPNAFMWPNMQTDPFFDFNIGMAGFSNGVINQGQKLAQITDGTSNTIMLAEMRVGLGASDRRGTWAMGLCASNYHCRHAGFPPNACGGAEDDTQGVADIIKEVGEGTLKMECMLPDASVPDSGQSVVRSRHPGGAHVAMADGSARFISDFIEYVQVSLGPKFDDTENKTSESKFVAWQRLNVSRDGMTVGAAQ
- a CDS encoding glycosyl hydrolase, whose product is MRTANIIAGALALALVTCLSGRLDAQNYRYEAESSQRTGVQMVSSIPGYSGTGYVTGFDNTSDKVTWQVDVPNGLYEMWVGYRSQYGQKGYDFHVDGEAGSGMFDQSNVFKADRAGLFNLQNPTNTFSIEYGWGYYDLDYVEFRPFTPPTLAPVSPQLVDEQANARTKFLMNYLTDIYGEKTLSGQQHEVSQNLSFPGQSYLTKSGGLVPAIRGSDFIEYSPSRLQFGSNPRNETEQTIAWAQQTGGVVSMMWHWNAPANLINQSGGKEWWRGFYTDATTFNLPGALANPAGNDYQLLLRDIDAIAVELQKFEDAGVPVIWRPLHEAQGGWFWWGAHGPDTFKQLWNLTYDRLTEYHGLHNLIWEFTSSSAEGNFRDWYPGDDVVDMIGLDIYTDPSASMSGQWYDLVQEYNGRKLIALSETGTLPNPDVMDQWGIDWSYFSPWSGSFVNAFTAQQLQATLGHEDVITLNELPMMPWNAAAPQNGDFNDDGIVDGADLLLWQREFGSSGVLSADGNGDGAVDADDLAIWRQQFGQSAGGAGGQATVPEPATAVLGGVFGVAFGFCSRRSRR
- a CDS encoding DUF2513 domain-containing protein; translation: MKRDLDLARQLLLEIENRGADCSVSVLRSGPNHEAEERIRYHLRLLIDAGLLKEVDRTAGGVPCVRLTDAGHETIELTRSESRWRDAKFACQERTGGLSMGVIRDILAHWSLDAPRYRSRRRYAVEGPALVEGRYRGRRSPYRFEPFIENEVSAILDDDVRYVRVRPSRANGWRYEPLESDSVRSAEFGVDATLPDYLL
- a CDS encoding N-acetylmuramoyl-L-alanine amidase, with product MCMCNRSMSRRDMMRGAVTLGTAAAVGGMELLRATPALAAVPNPSIASTSAWGARAASSAVSVLSYKPSYIVIHHTATSNTTATTQAAAYSLARSIQNYHMDSNGWIDTGQQFTVSRGGYAMEGRHRSLERLNLGTSFVRGAHVGAGNVNNEAIGIENEGLYTTATPPTALYDKLVNLCAYICDQYGLPATQIFGHRDFMATACPGNILYGMLPGLRSDVAAVLAGGNYSTVVDNATAGRFTASANWLTSSWSSQKNGADYRYANPVLASDTAWFKVNIPSAGNYMVDVWYPADPGYNTSTPYIVATSSGNQTVAVNQTTNGGSWRNIGTFNLAAGDYNVVGVSRWTSGTGYVIADAVRVRNS
- a CDS encoding SAM-dependent methyltransferase is translated as MLIKLAERRMLPDSVIRAGIRKVLERRLARERAAIPADHSGRLQLLRERFASGPIAEGVEVALAQQYEAPASLFLTMLGPWLKYSAGLWENPDSTLLESEEAMLALTCKRAEIADGQRILDLGCGWGALTFWMAERYPNADVVAISNSRTQHKFITEQALARGLMNVRHVRMNIADFDREPPAEQTEPDAEWQFDRIVSIEMFEHMRNVESLLTRLAGWLRPDGKLFLHAFCHRELFYRFNLDGQYDWMARHFFTGGAMPSADLFEHIHGPLQLQQKWEVAGQHYARTWRAWLGNLDANREEIIREFEQTQPPVDARRQFQRWRMFLMAGGEIFTYGDGSEWFVMHALLSK